One genomic segment of Thermovibrio guaymasensis includes these proteins:
- a CDS encoding pilus assembly protein encodes MRKVLFIVLQLIVMFLIFPNATKADMKSYCSIPPFAYVSVPPNVLIILDNSGSMYEFAYKDSYDPNRRYYGYFDPDKKYAYAYKRNWRDGYFYESSSGSWSGNFLNWLTMRRIDVAKKVLVGGDYTSYGSGYMLNLIDDPDRDLRRSWGRYRYYFYPSHWWWGGRIYSMRVYDTVSHTSRYYRLRVFVNKKPEGVIQKTWTKVRYGVMVFNKYGNRYEDGYWGRDGGRIIYYINGLGEDNKLIKVIQSVRPRTWTPLAETYYEAIRYFEAEVSAYNREDYSDNDPIQYRCQKNFVILITDGESTKDMNLPGTCFGRGTVRDSKFNIKEWMDKIASNEGYSSQYCRRANWGDGTYYLEGVAYYSHVSDLREDFKGMQNLTLYDVFVFDESPVGRELLQKAAKYGGFDDFNGNSIPDERAEWDKNGDGIPDNYYEAQDGYKIEQAIEEVIEEIIKRASGTSASILPEKAKRGTVLYQSVFYHKKSFGVHNLKWIGYLYTWWFLNTKKSQNVREDTKADKVLEILEDRILDWYLDEDTGTLIIKAYSSKPSGEPDTLVASYSSFDDTTPLWEGGEILAFTSADSRVIFTTDGERLIPFNRAHEYEFSSYLGSTYNFPSCLRESVDSLIEYVRGKHIDGCRDRRFDDSGNVWKLGDIVYSSPTVVHYENYDVVFVGANDGMLHAFKVGYVKKLANSATPLRLQDSSTETTYDTLGHELWAFIPKSVLSYLRYLANPDYCHIYYVDLRPFSYKLDENGDGVSDRVILIGGMRLGGGVDCSTSGCSMDNCVSPPNDSSGIGYSSYFALDVTDPENPKLLWEFTDSNLGFTYSGPSIVKKGSNYYLVFASGPTTYKGDSCKELRFFVVNLLTGKLEAEIPSGEYGSFGGRLFKEGYDFNGDGDTDYLFIGFSRNFSGSWVGGLAILDTRDSVPSNWTVTIIDSVKDVSKNAYFTLGPITAKVVVNECFEKPYLYFGTGKWFYKTEESSGIERFFGLPLNCNATGCTVVTDVVNATNSSNSDNVCTKLNSGNRVGWYVNLNTGDVGYLAERVITDPTETNLNVVMFTTIEPTSDVCGFGGRSRMWLLNCATGGSVTQECKNFKVDSFIGTVLLQLSGANIQEISIKWTGNPSSSNVSSILSEEGARATAWFTGIAPETAPPFIKPGKGLSGKLLLWLER; translated from the coding sequence ATGAGGAAGGTACTTTTTATAGTTTTACAACTAATTGTGATGTTTCTAATTTTCCCTAATGCTACAAAGGCAGATATGAAAAGTTACTGTTCAATTCCTCCTTTTGCATATGTGTCAGTTCCTCCTAACGTATTAATAATTCTTGATAACTCAGGGAGTATGTACGAGTTTGCTTATAAGGATAGTTATGATCCTAACCGCAGATATTACGGTTATTTTGATCCTGATAAGAAGTATGCTTATGCCTATAAAAGGAATTGGCGTGATGGGTATTTTTATGAATCCTCCAGCGGTAGCTGGAGCGGCAATTTTCTCAATTGGCTTACTATGAGGAGAATTGATGTAGCAAAGAAAGTTTTGGTTGGAGGCGATTATACTTCTTATGGTTCAGGGTACATGTTGAATTTGATTGATGATCCTGATAGAGACTTGAGGAGAAGTTGGGGTAGGTATAGGTACTATTTTTATCCTTCTCATTGGTGGTGGGGGGGAAGGATTTATTCTATGAGAGTTTATGATACGGTTAGTCATACTAGTAGGTATTATCGCCTAAGGGTTTTTGTTAATAAAAAGCCAGAAGGTGTAATTCAAAAAACTTGGACGAAAGTTAGGTATGGAGTTATGGTTTTCAATAAGTATGGTAATCGTTATGAAGATGGCTATTGGGGTAGGGATGGGGGACGTATAATTTATTATATTAATGGCCTTGGAGAAGACAATAAATTAATTAAGGTAATTCAAAGTGTAAGACCAAGGACTTGGACTCCCCTTGCAGAGACTTACTATGAGGCTATTCGTTACTTTGAGGCTGAAGTTTCTGCCTACAACCGTGAAGACTACTCTGATAATGATCCAATTCAGTATCGGTGTCAGAAAAACTTTGTTATTCTGATTACTGATGGGGAATCTACCAAAGATATGAATTTACCAGGAACTTGTTTTGGTAGAGGAACAGTAAGAGATTCCAAGTTTAATATTAAAGAGTGGATGGATAAAATTGCCTCAAATGAAGGTTATTCCTCTCAGTACTGTAGAAGAGCAAATTGGGGAGATGGTACTTACTATCTTGAGGGAGTAGCTTACTATTCCCACGTTTCTGATTTAAGAGAAGACTTTAAAGGAATGCAAAATCTTACTCTGTATGACGTTTTTGTTTTTGACGAATCACCCGTAGGAAGAGAGCTCCTTCAAAAAGCCGCAAAGTACGGCGGATTTGATGATTTTAACGGTAACAGTATTCCGGATGAGCGGGCAGAGTGGGATAAAAACGGTGACGGTATTCCTGATAACTATTATGAGGCCCAAGATGGTTATAAAATAGAACAGGCAATAGAGGAAGTTATAGAAGAAATTATAAAAAGGGCTTCAGGAACCTCAGCTTCCATTCTTCCTGAGAAAGCTAAAAGGGGTACTGTTCTTTATCAATCTGTCTTTTACCACAAGAAGAGTTTTGGTGTTCATAACCTTAAGTGGATAGGGTATCTCTACACGTGGTGGTTTCTCAATACGAAGAAAAGCCAGAATGTAAGAGAGGATACAAAAGCAGATAAAGTCCTTGAGATTCTTGAAGATAGAATTCTTGATTGGTATCTTGATGAAGATACTGGAACTTTGATCATTAAAGCCTATTCTAGTAAACCAAGTGGTGAACCCGATACTCTTGTAGCCTCCTATAGCTCTTTTGATGATACAACCCCTCTGTGGGAAGGAGGAGAAATTCTTGCTTTTACATCTGCAGACAGTAGAGTTATCTTTACTACTGATGGGGAGAGGCTTATTCCTTTTAATAGGGCTCATGAGTATGAGTTTAGTTCTTATCTTGGTTCAACTTACAATTTTCCTTCTTGTCTTAGGGAAAGTGTAGACAGCTTAATTGAGTACGTTAGGGGTAAACATATTGACGGCTGTAGAGATAGGAGATTTGATGATTCTGGAAATGTCTGGAAGCTAGGAGATATTGTTTATTCCTCTCCAACAGTTGTTCATTATGAAAATTACGACGTAGTCTTCGTTGGGGCTAACGACGGTATGCTTCACGCCTTTAAGGTCGGTTACGTTAAGAAACTTGCAAATAGCGCTACACCTTTGAGGCTTCAGGACTCTTCAACGGAAACAACCTATGATACATTAGGGCATGAACTTTGGGCTTTTATTCCCAAAAGCGTTCTTTCCTATCTTAGGTATCTTGCAAATCCGGATTACTGTCATATTTACTACGTTGATTTAAGACCTTTCAGCTATAAACTTGATGAAAATGGAGATGGGGTTTCGGACAGGGTAATTCTCATAGGTGGAATGAGGTTAGGAGGAGGAGTTGATTGTTCAACTTCTGGTTGCTCTATGGATAACTGTGTAAGTCCTCCTAATGACTCTTCAGGAATCGGCTACTCTTCTTATTTTGCCCTTGACGTTACTGACCCTGAGAATCCTAAGTTACTTTGGGAATTTACCGATTCTAACCTCGGTTTTACCTATAGTGGTCCCAGTATCGTTAAGAAAGGGTCTAATTATTACCTAGTTTTTGCAAGTGGCCCTACAACCTATAAGGGCGATTCGTGTAAGGAACTTAGGTTTTTTGTTGTTAACCTCCTCACAGGTAAACTTGAAGCAGAAATTCCTTCTGGCGAGTACGGTTCTTTTGGAGGGCGACTTTTCAAAGAGGGCTACGATTTTAACGGTGACGGAGATACCGATTATCTCTTTATAGGTTTTTCAAGGAATTTCTCAGGCTCGTGGGTTGGTGGTTTAGCCATTCTTGACACTAGGGATAGTGTTCCCTCTAACTGGACTGTCACTATAATAGATTCAGTTAAGGATGTTTCTAAAAATGCCTATTTTACTTTAGGGCCGATTACTGCTAAAGTAGTTGTAAATGAGTGCTTTGAGAAACCATATCTTTATTTTGGAACGGGAAAGTGGTTTTATAAGACAGAGGAAAGTTCAGGAATTGAGAGGTTCTTTGGTTTACCTCTTAACTGTAATGCTACTGGCTGTACAGTTGTAACTGATGTTGTAAATGCTACAAATTCATCTAACTCTGATAACGTTTGTACTAAGCTTAATTCAGGAAATAGAGTAGGTTGGTACGTTAACCTAAATACTGGTGATGTAGGATACCTAGCAGAGAGGGTAATTACGGATCCAACTGAGACAAACTTAAACGTCGTTATGTTTACCACTATTGAGCCTACTTCTGACGTTTGTGGTTTCGGTGGGCGTTCAAGAATGTGGCTTCTCAACTGTGCAACTGGAGGCAGTGTAACTCAGGAGTGTAAAAACTTTAAAGTAGATTCTTTTATAGGGACCGTTCTCCTTCAGCTTTCAGGTGCCAATATTCAAGAGATTTCAATTAAATGGACGGGTAATCCTTCGAGTAGCAATGTTTCATCTATCTTGTCGGAGGAGGGGGCTAGAGCAACTGCCTGGTTTACTGGAATTGCTCCAGAAACTGCCCCTCCTTTTATCAAACCGGGGAAAGGTCTTTCAGGTAAATTACTTCTTTGGTTGGAGAGGTAA
- the lptB gene encoding LPS export ABC transporter ATP-binding protein, whose product MEKVRDLNLLKAEGITKVYGRRKVVDNVSVEVFEGEVVGLLGPNGAGKTTTFYCIVGLVKADGGKVFIGEEEITNDPTYVRARKGISYLPQEPSIFRKLTVEENIRAILEMYDYSEKEIEERTNWLLNRFNIYALRKQKAASLSGGERRRLEIARALTINPKFLLLDEPFAGIDPIAVADIQGLIKELKEMDIGILITDHNVRETLRIVDKVYIIAHGRVVASGSPEKVANQEIVKRIYLGEDFSL is encoded by the coding sequence GTGGAGAAAGTAAGAGACCTTAACCTTTTAAAGGCTGAAGGTATTACAAAGGTTTACGGAAGGAGAAAAGTAGTTGACAACGTTAGTGTTGAGGTTTTTGAGGGAGAGGTTGTGGGTCTTCTTGGCCCAAACGGTGCAGGTAAAACAACTACATTTTACTGTATAGTTGGGCTCGTAAAGGCTGATGGAGGTAAGGTTTTTATTGGTGAGGAAGAGATTACAAACGACCCTACCTACGTAAGGGCCAGAAAAGGGATTTCTTACCTCCCTCAAGAACCTTCAATTTTCAGGAAACTAACGGTTGAAGAGAACATAAGGGCTATCCTTGAGATGTACGATTATTCAGAGAAGGAAATTGAAGAGAGGACGAACTGGCTTCTTAATAGGTTTAACATCTACGCCTTGAGGAAACAAAAGGCTGCTTCCCTCTCTGGTGGTGAGAGGAGGAGGTTGGAGATAGCTAGAGCTCTGACCATAAACCCTAAGTTTCTCCTTCTTGATGAGCCCTTTGCAGGTATAGATCCTATAGCTGTTGCAGATATTCAAGGACTCATCAAAGAACTTAAAGAGATGGACATAGGGATTCTCATAACCGATCACAACGTTAGAGAGACTCTGAGAATAGTAGATAAAGTTTACATAATAGCTCACGGAAGAGTGGTAGCTTCTGGTAGTCCTGAAAAGGTAGCAAATCAAGAAATAGTTAAAAGGATATACTTAGGCGAAGACTTTTCTCTTTAA
- the lptA gene encoding lipopolysaccharide transport periplasmic protein LptA — MKRLIIVLLLVFTCFNPSFAQRGKPKLPVVIEAQKLTYNDVQKRAVYVGNVVAQHGKTILNGDKLIIYFTKDGKEIKKIVVMGNIHIKSEKGEGWCDQLVYYPAQEKAVLIGNAKLKQGKNILVGDRIVAYKSGRVEVVGQKRRVKTVIFPEEKGGESKRP, encoded by the coding sequence ATGAAGAGATTGATAATCGTACTTCTTCTTGTATTTACCTGCTTTAATCCCTCTTTTGCTCAAAGAGGAAAGCCAAAACTTCCGGTAGTTATAGAGGCCCAGAAACTAACTTATAACGATGTCCAAAAGAGGGCAGTTTATGTAGGGAACGTTGTAGCCCAACACGGTAAGACGATTCTTAACGGAGATAAGTTAATAATTTACTTTACAAAGGACGGGAAGGAGATTAAGAAGATAGTAGTCATGGGAAACATTCATATAAAGAGTGAAAAGGGAGAGGGGTGGTGTGACCAGTTGGTTTACTACCCAGCTCAGGAGAAAGCAGTTCTTATTGGTAACGCCAAGCTTAAGCAGGGGAAAAACATTCTCGTTGGAGACAGAATTGTTGCCTATAAGAGCGGAAGGGTAGAGGTAGTTGGTCAGAAGAGGAGAGTTAAAACCGTAATCTTCCCTGAGGAGAAAGGTGGAGAAAGTAAGAGACCTTAA
- the lptC gene encoding LPS export ABC transporter periplasmic protein LptC: MNRSFFYKVALVLVALSLVPLVIFLSRREGPPKKISVKVHQRQTVENFVLNSTGEEKWVLKSPLAVFKERNLIELQSPVLKVFRDPPIVIEAERALFDREKGELRVVKVKLKSGQLFGASQEGTYFVGREFFTTNSGCFIKIRSSTTTGKNCTLKFKEREVIISQDVRTLIDGE; the protein is encoded by the coding sequence ATGAATAGAAGCTTCTTTTATAAAGTTGCTTTGGTCTTGGTTGCTCTTTCTCTCGTTCCTCTGGTTATTTTCCTCTCAAGGAGAGAGGGTCCTCCAAAGAAGATTTCAGTAAAAGTTCACCAAAGGCAGACTGTAGAGAACTTTGTATTAAACTCTACAGGTGAGGAGAAGTGGGTTTTAAAGTCCCCTTTGGCGGTTTTTAAGGAGAGGAACTTGATTGAGCTTCAATCTCCGGTTTTGAAGGTTTTCAGGGATCCGCCTATAGTGATTGAGGCTGAAAGGGCCCTCTTTGATAGGGAAAAAGGAGAGTTAAGGGTAGTGAAAGTCAAGCTAAAAAGCGGTCAGCTCTTTGGAGCTTCTCAGGAAGGTACTTACTTTGTAGGTAGGGAGTTCTTTACTACCAATTCGGGCTGTTTTATAAAGATTAGAAGTTCTACAACCACTGGGAAGAACTGTACTCTAAAGTTTAAAGAGAGAGAGGTTATAATCTCGCAGGACGTAAGAACTTTGATAGATGGGGAGTAA
- a CDS encoding KdsC family phosphatase, giving the protein MVKLLILDVDGVLTDGTITYDPFGREVKFFNTKDGYGIVRAIKEGLIVSVVSGRYSWQVEKRCRELGVTELYQGVSDKEEIYLHLKKKYSLSDSEVAAMGDDLPDIPILKKVGISGAPADAVPQVKVIVDFVSRKEGGKGAVREFIDYLLNREEE; this is encoded by the coding sequence ATGGTAAAGCTCTTAATCCTTGACGTAGATGGAGTTTTAACTGATGGAACTATTACCTACGATCCCTTTGGAAGGGAAGTTAAGTTCTTTAATACGAAGGACGGGTACGGAATTGTTAGAGCAATAAAAGAAGGTTTAATTGTCTCAGTAGTTAGCGGAAGGTACTCATGGCAGGTTGAAAAGAGGTGCAGGGAACTTGGAGTAACGGAGCTCTATCAAGGAGTCTCAGATAAAGAGGAAATTTACCTACATTTAAAGAAGAAGTACTCTTTAAGTGATTCAGAGGTTGCTGCCATGGGGGATGATCTTCCCGATATCCCCATTTTAAAGAAGGTTGGAATTTCTGGAGCTCCAGCAGATGCAGTTCCTCAGGTTAAGGTGATTGTTGACTTTGTCTCCCGTAAGGAGGGAGGAAAGGGAGCCGTAAGGGAGTTTATTGACTACCTGTTGAACAGAGAAGAGGAATGA
- a CDS encoding metallophosphoesterase, with product MNYFIADCHFFHSNILKLNPLKRRKGFEDVILENLRAVLTEDDALYVIGDFAWKLPEGFLEKWSFIPGRKFLIKGNHDWWFREEELYLFFEEVYDFSYLLEVRGKRVLLCHFPSKDLRTYRYTELQERVTRELKENNCSLLVHGHVHWNPYGVFCGCHLNCVKCINVNVEFTGFRPVSEEELPLW from the coding sequence ATGAACTACTTTATAGCTGACTGCCACTTCTTTCATTCAAATATCCTTAAGCTAAATCCATTAAAGAGAAGGAAAGGGTTTGAGGACGTAATATTAGAAAACTTACGGGCTGTTTTAACTGAAGATGATGCTTTATACGTAATTGGTGATTTTGCCTGGAAGTTGCCAGAAGGTTTCCTTGAAAAGTGGAGCTTCATTCCGGGAAGGAAATTTTTAATAAAGGGCAACCACGACTGGTGGTTTAGAGAGGAGGAACTTTACCTTTTCTTTGAAGAGGTCTACGATTTTTCCTATCTTTTGGAAGTTAGAGGAAAAAGGGTTCTCCTTTGCCACTTTCCCTCAAAAGACTTAAGGACTTACAGATACACTGAACTTCAGGAAAGAGTTACCAGAGAGCTTAAGGAGAATAACTGTTCCCTTTTAGTCCACGGCCACGTCCACTGGAACCCTTACGGGGTATTCTGTGGATGTCACCTCAATTGTGTAAAATGCATTAACGTAAACGTTGAGTTTACGGGCTTTAGACCAGTTTCAGAGGAGGAGCTCCCCCTATGGTAA
- a CDS encoding cytochrome c peroxidase encodes MKKLLTILTGVMLIGSSASAGVWETNCAGCHNGVLAPEKEKLLKKYETSSEFISAARKAVKEGKMPRGLGIRRAASELYGKSSIGKKALRETADSSKDPYAKYKKFFTPLPALPPIPADNPLTPEKVKLGKMLYYDPRLSRSKVISCNTCHNLALGGDDNVKSSIGHEWKTGGRNAPTTLNAGFLRVQFWDGRAPTLEEQAKGPLQAHVEMNSTPEIVVRRLKAIPEYVELFKKAFPNDPDPVNFTNVVKAIAAFERTLTTPNSPFQRYLLGDESALTKEQKEGMKLFVKYGCTACHNGPVLSDGQFHKFKWNKDLGRYKVTKKASDKYMFRTAQLLNVGVTAPYFHDGSVNSLEEAVKIMAEKELGKKLIDSEAKKIADFLRSMTGEVPLQARVLPQLPGNNPE; translated from the coding sequence ATGAAAAAACTTTTAACTATTCTGACGGGTGTCATGTTAATCGGTTCCTCTGCAAGTGCAGGTGTTTGGGAAACAAACTGTGCCGGATGTCACAACGGCGTTCTTGCTCCAGAAAAAGAAAAACTTCTAAAGAAATATGAAACTTCTTCTGAGTTTATCTCAGCCGCTAGGAAGGCCGTAAAGGAAGGTAAAATGCCTCGGGGTCTTGGTATTAGAAGGGCCGCTTCGGAGCTCTACGGAAAGTCCTCTATTGGTAAGAAGGCACTTAGAGAAACTGCTGACTCTTCAAAGGATCCTTACGCTAAGTACAAGAAGTTCTTTACCCCCCTTCCAGCACTTCCGCCAATTCCGGCCGATAACCCTTTAACTCCCGAAAAGGTTAAACTCGGTAAGATGCTCTACTACGACCCGAGGCTTTCAAGGAGTAAAGTCATCTCCTGTAATACCTGTCACAACTTGGCCCTCGGTGGAGATGATAACGTTAAGTCCTCCATAGGCCATGAGTGGAAAACTGGAGGAAGGAACGCTCCTACAACTCTAAATGCCGGCTTCTTGAGAGTTCAGTTCTGGGATGGTAGAGCTCCTACTCTGGAGGAACAGGCAAAGGGTCCACTTCAGGCTCACGTTGAAATGAACTCAACTCCTGAAATAGTTGTTAGGAGGTTAAAGGCTATTCCAGAGTACGTTGAGCTGTTTAAGAAAGCCTTTCCAAACGATCCAGATCCCGTTAACTTCACAAACGTAGTCAAGGCCATTGCAGCCTTTGAAAGGACACTTACAACTCCAAACTCTCCTTTCCAGAGGTATCTACTGGGAGATGAAAGTGCCCTTACAAAAGAACAGAAGGAGGGCATGAAGCTGTTTGTTAAGTACGGATGTACTGCTTGTCACAACGGTCCGGTTCTCTCAGACGGCCAGTTCCATAAATTTAAGTGGAATAAGGACCTTGGAAGGTATAAAGTAACTAAGAAAGCCTCAGATAAGTACATGTTCAGAACTGCTCAGCTTTTAAACGTCGGTGTGACTGCTCCTTACTTCCACGACGGTTCTGTCAACAGTCTGGAAGAGGCCGTTAAGATTATGGCCGAGAAAGAACTAGGTAAGAAGTTAATAGACTCTGAAGCTAAGAAGATTGCGGACTTCCTCCGTTCAATGACAGGGGAAGTTCCCCTCCAGGCAAGGGTTCTTCCTCAACTTCCAGGTAATAATCCAGAGTAA
- the bioD gene encoding dethiobiotin synthase: MRTKSICFITGTDTGVGKTYFSFSLIKALKKLGVDAVGFKPVETGCQPSCQDAELLSKASGVYLKPVYSLKTPAAPSVAADVEGVKINVDKIKELILKLSKRYPFLLVEGAGGLMVPINWNYLYLDLVKELSLPVLIVALNRLGVINHTLLTVKVCLDEGVRVEGVILNSCGKEDDSFRSNYESLKKLLDLPVYPFSRPEDATSIALSLLS, encoded by the coding sequence ATGCGCACAAAGTCTATATGCTTCATTACAGGGACTGATACAGGCGTAGGGAAGACTTACTTTAGTTTTTCCCTGATAAAAGCTCTAAAAAAACTTGGCGTTGATGCTGTTGGCTTTAAGCCTGTTGAAACAGGTTGCCAGCCTTCGTGTCAGGATGCAGAGCTCCTTTCCAAAGCCTCTGGAGTTTACCTAAAGCCTGTTTATTCCCTTAAAACTCCTGCTGCTCCCTCTGTTGCTGCCGATGTTGAGGGAGTAAAGATTAACGTTGATAAAATAAAGGAGCTAATCCTTAAGCTCTCAAAACGCTATCCCTTCCTTTTAGTTGAGGGGGCTGGGGGGCTTATGGTACCGATAAACTGGAACTACCTCTACCTTGACTTGGTTAAGGAGCTCTCCCTTCCCGTTCTAATTGTTGCTCTTAACAGACTTGGAGTTATAAACCATACTCTTTTAACTGTTAAAGTTTGTCTAGATGAAGGCGTTAGGGTTGAGGGCGTTATCTTAAATTCCTGCGGAAAGGAAGATGATAGTTTTAGAAGTAACTATGAAAGTTTAAAAAAGCTCCTTGACCTTCCGGTCTATCCCTTCTCGCGTCCTGAAGATGCCACTTCTATTGCCCTCTCCCTCCTTAGTTGA
- the fliS gene encoding flagellar export chaperone FliS yields MNPYLKAYTSLDSEPSSKEELLVEVYERLLEKLRLAILAIKEGNVKQKAEILSKVTDVIVILKASLDMENGGEIAKSLDAVYAFCLDRLLRANAHNDSKPLEEIIEVLTPVYEGFKEVVQKKG; encoded by the coding sequence TTGAATCCGTACTTGAAGGCGTACACTTCTTTAGACTCGGAACCTTCTTCAAAAGAGGAGTTATTAGTTGAAGTTTACGAAAGGCTTTTGGAAAAGTTAAGATTGGCTATTTTAGCCATAAAAGAAGGTAACGTTAAACAGAAGGCTGAGATTCTATCAAAAGTGACTGATGTTATTGTTATTTTAAAGGCTTCTTTGGACATGGAAAATGGGGGAGAAATAGCAAAGAGCTTAGATGCAGTTTATGCATTTTGCTTAGATAGACTTTTAAGAGCAAATGCTCATAACGATTCCAAGCCTTTAGAAGAGATTATAGAAGTTTTAACTCCCGTTTATGAAGGATTTAAGGAAGTTGTCCAGAAGAAAGGTTGA
- the fliD gene encoding flagellar filament capping protein FliD, whose product MAGEFYISGLASDFDYQAYLDKMRELKMLPVRQLQHNEQLLLAKKQAISQVHSLLKDLLDKATSLENPDIYNTISVSSSDTSVVTATVDGNPVKGTYKVEVNQLAQANTYKVGTLEPIKDLDSPITKDGSLIIKYLDDGEEKTLKVDYNGKSLREIADEINASGRIKATVINLGTSDSPDYQLLITSEKTGLNNRITGIDDTLDNNGIFSESSDDTYETISAQDAKFFLNGVEFTSSVNDGIEVVDGLSISLKGKGTADLTVTEDFSSLKSALEDFLKAYNDLKNGLDSLTAKGAPLEGEYSLYSITSFLFREISTQLGSLGLIEAVGTVEDTKGNLALNSEAFDSFVKNPEIFDKIKSLADTVENYLNAYDVSFTRQENVISERIDSIESRISFMKDMINKELEMERLRFARLETYLSNMKSLQTRIEAFASSLSQQTNKKG is encoded by the coding sequence ATGGCTGGAGAATTTTATATTAGTGGTTTAGCTTCAGATTTTGATTATCAGGCTTATTTGGATAAAATGCGCGAGCTTAAAATGTTACCAGTTCGGCAGCTCCAGCACAACGAGCAACTTTTATTAGCGAAAAAGCAGGCAATTTCTCAGGTTCATTCTTTACTGAAAGACCTTTTAGATAAAGCAACTTCTTTAGAAAATCCAGACATTTACAATACAATTTCAGTCTCTTCCAGTGATACTTCTGTGGTAACTGCTACTGTTGATGGCAATCCTGTAAAAGGTACTTACAAAGTAGAAGTCAACCAACTAGCTCAAGCAAATACTTACAAAGTTGGAACTTTGGAACCTATTAAGGATTTAGACTCTCCTATAACTAAAGATGGTTCATTAATAATAAAATATCTGGATGACGGTGAAGAGAAAACATTAAAAGTTGATTATAATGGAAAGTCGTTAAGGGAAATTGCTGATGAAATTAACGCTTCTGGCCGCATTAAAGCTACTGTTATAAATCTAGGAACTTCCGATTCTCCCGACTACCAGCTTTTAATAACTTCAGAAAAGACGGGGTTAAACAATAGAATTACTGGTATAGACGATACTTTAGACAATAACGGGATTTTCAGTGAGAGTTCAGATGATACTTACGAAACTATAAGCGCTCAGGATGCTAAATTTTTTCTCAATGGAGTAGAGTTTACTTCCTCCGTTAATGATGGAATAGAGGTTGTAGATGGCTTGTCTATCTCCCTTAAGGGGAAAGGAACTGCTGATTTAACAGTTACAGAGGACTTTTCTTCCCTTAAGTCAGCCTTAGAGGATTTTCTTAAAGCATACAACGATTTAAAGAATGGTTTAGATTCTCTAACGGCTAAGGGAGCTCCTTTAGAGGGAGAGTATTCTCTTTACTCAATTACCTCTTTTCTTTTCCGGGAGATATCTACACAGCTTGGTTCTTTAGGTTTAATAGAGGCTGTAGGAACAGTTGAGGATACAAAAGGTAACTTAGCTTTAAATAGTGAGGCCTTTGATTCTTTCGTTAAGAATCCGGAAATTTTTGACAAGATTAAATCCTTGGCTGATACGGTAGAGAACTACTTAAACGCTTATGATGTTTCTTTTACCAGACAGGAAAATGTTATTTCTGAGCGAATTGATTCAATAGAAAGCCGGATATCCTTTATGAAAGATATGATAAATAAAGAACTTGAAATGGAAAGGTTAAGGTTTGCACGCCTTGAAACTTACCTTTCTAATATGAAGTCCTTACAGACTAGGATAGAGGCTTTTGCATCTTCTTTATCTCAACAAACTAACAAAAAGGGTTAG
- a CDS encoding flagellar protein FlaG encodes MEVKQVANLQASIQMNLQSTDVNQIQNVRNSSQQQNSQVDLAKELEKSPEVLEKLVEELKKKLSMLNTQLQITIDKDTDITVVKVIDKQTNKVIRQIPPEYVLKIAKYLDEIAGLLLQEKA; translated from the coding sequence ATGGAAGTAAAACAGGTTGCTAATCTTCAGGCTTCCATTCAGATGAACCTTCAGAGTACTGATGTTAATCAAATTCAAAACGTAAGAAATAGTTCACAGCAGCAAAATTCCCAAGTAGATTTAGCTAAAGAGCTGGAGAAGAGTCCGGAAGTTTTAGAGAAGTTAGTAGAGGAGCTTAAAAAAAAGCTCTCTATGCTCAATACCCAACTTCAAATAACTATAGATAAAGATACGGACATTACTGTTGTAAAGGTAATAGATAAACAGACTAATAAAGTGATTAGGCAAATTCCACCTGAGTATGTTTTAAAAATAGCCAAATATTTAGATGAAATAGCGGGCCTTTTACTTCAAGAAAAAGCTTAA